A part of Phytoactinopolyspora mesophila genomic DNA contains:
- a CDS encoding thiolase family protein: protein MPEVYLVDGVRTPQGRYGGALSAVRPDDLAALVVGESVRRAGVPPESIDEVILGAANQAGEDNRNVARMAVLLAGLPDEVPGFTVNRLCASGLTAVASAAQSIRSGDADVVVAGGVESMTRAPWVMAKPGTPWARPGEVSDTSLGWRFTNPRFAAADRDVPAEAGPETRKFTLSMGETAEEVAVLDGLKRQECDEFALRSHQRATAAIDAGRFATEIVPVPVKDGEVSIDEGPRRDTTLDKLGRLRPVFRPGGMVTAGSSSSLADGAAALVLASEDAVRRYGLLPRARVLAHASAGVAPNVMGLGPVPATEKVLARTGLATGDVGAVELNEAFAAQSLAVIRRLGLDEDKVNADGGAIALGHPLGCSGARILLTLLGRMQREGARRGLATLCVGVGQGVAMLVEAA from the coding sequence ATGCCCGAGGTATACCTCGTCGACGGAGTACGCACACCACAGGGTCGCTACGGCGGTGCCCTCAGCGCCGTTCGCCCCGACGACCTTGCGGCGCTCGTCGTCGGTGAGTCCGTGCGCCGGGCCGGCGTGCCGCCCGAGTCGATCGACGAGGTCATTCTCGGCGCCGCGAATCAGGCGGGCGAGGACAACAGGAATGTGGCCCGGATGGCCGTCCTGCTCGCGGGGCTGCCGGACGAGGTCCCGGGCTTCACGGTGAACCGGCTCTGTGCCAGCGGGCTGACGGCGGTCGCCTCGGCTGCGCAGAGCATCCGGTCCGGTGACGCCGACGTCGTCGTGGCCGGCGGGGTCGAGTCGATGACCAGGGCGCCCTGGGTGATGGCCAAACCAGGCACCCCCTGGGCCCGGCCGGGGGAGGTGAGCGACACCTCGCTCGGGTGGCGGTTCACCAACCCCCGCTTCGCTGCGGCCGACCGGGACGTGCCCGCCGAAGCCGGGCCGGAGACAAGAAAGTTCACCCTGTCGATGGGTGAGACAGCCGAAGAGGTGGCTGTTCTCGACGGTCTCAAGCGGCAGGAGTGTGACGAGTTCGCGCTGCGCAGCCATCAGCGGGCCACGGCTGCCATCGACGCCGGCCGGTTCGCCACTGAGATCGTGCCGGTGCCGGTCAAGGATGGCGAGGTCAGCATCGACGAGGGGCCGCGCCGCGACACCACGTTGGACAAGCTCGGGCGGTTGCGGCCGGTGTTCCGCCCCGGCGGAATGGTGACAGCCGGATCGTCGTCGTCACTGGCCGACGGCGCTGCGGCCCTCGTCCTCGCCAGCGAGGACGCGGTGCGGCGGTACGGCCTGCTGCCCCGAGCGCGCGTGCTGGCTCACGCGAGCGCCGGCGTGGCGCCCAACGTCATGGGGCTCGGGCCGGTGCCGGCCACGGAGAAGGTACTAGCCCGGACCGGGCTGGCGACGGGCGACGTGGGCGCGGTCGAGCTGAACGAGGCGTTCGCCGCTCAGAGTCTCGCGGTGATCCGGCGTTTAGGGCTCGACGAAGACAAGGTGAACGCCGATGGCGGCGCGATTGCACTAGGGCACCCGCTCGGCTGTTCGGGCGCGCGTATCCTCCTGACGCTGCTGGGGCGGATGCAGCGCGAAGGCGCGCGGCGTGGGCTGGCCACGCTCTGCGTCGGGGTGGGCCAGGGCGTGGCGATGCTGGTGGAGGCGGCGTGA
- a CDS encoding DinB family protein, whose product MTHVDEQGRTEPPIAADETTTLLGFLDYQRETLAWKCSGLDAAGLQARVAVSSMTLGGMLKHMAFVEDHWFARFLHGHEGHPPWDTVDWKADPDWDWNSAVADTPEQLHELWHNAVDRSRSFVTEALANGGLDQLAKRSWSNGETPSLRWIICHMIEEYARHNGHADLIRESVDGLTGE is encoded by the coding sequence GTGACTCACGTAGACGAACAGGGCCGGACCGAGCCTCCTATCGCAGCTGACGAAACCACCACGCTCCTCGGTTTCCTCGACTATCAACGCGAGACTTTGGCGTGGAAGTGCTCCGGGCTCGATGCGGCCGGACTGCAAGCCCGCGTCGCAGTGTCGTCGATGACCCTCGGCGGGATGCTCAAACACATGGCCTTCGTCGAGGACCATTGGTTCGCCCGGTTCCTTCATGGTCACGAGGGCCACCCGCCATGGGACACCGTCGATTGGAAAGCCGACCCGGACTGGGATTGGAACTCCGCGGTTGCCGACACTCCTGAGCAGCTACATGAGCTCTGGCACAACGCGGTGGATCGTTCCCGCTCCTTCGTCACCGAAGCGCTGGCCAACGGTGGCCTTGATCAGCTGGCCAAGCGCTCCTGGTCCAACGGTGAGACACCGAGCCTGCGCTGGATCATCTGCCACATGATCGAGGAGTACGCCAGGCACAACGGTCACGCCGATCTCATCCGCGAGTCGGTTGACGGCCTTACGGGCGAGTAG
- the paaD gene encoding 1,2-phenylacetyl-CoA epoxidase subunit PaaD, which translates to MAGSATGTRLAAARRVAEVVTDPELPMLTLADLGVLRDVCLEGERVVVTITPTYTGCPAMDTMRDDLVYVLRKAGYHDVEVRTVLHPPWSTDWISDEGKRKLAEHGIAPPGAAPRELAGPVPLTLGPTVRRVRCPRCDSADTEELSRFSATACKALRRCRACQEPFEHVKEI; encoded by the coding sequence ATGGCAGGCAGCGCTACCGGCACCCGGCTCGCCGCTGCGCGGCGGGTGGCCGAAGTCGTCACCGATCCGGAGCTGCCCATGCTCACGCTCGCCGATCTCGGTGTGCTGCGTGATGTGTGTCTCGAGGGCGAGCGCGTCGTCGTGACGATCACACCCACCTACACCGGCTGCCCGGCCATGGACACGATGCGTGATGACCTCGTCTACGTCTTGCGCAAGGCCGGTTACCACGACGTCGAGGTGCGCACCGTCCTGCATCCGCCGTGGAGCACCGACTGGATCAGCGACGAGGGAAAACGAAAACTGGCCGAGCACGGGATCGCGCCTCCGGGCGCAGCTCCTCGAGAGCTCGCCGGGCCGGTGCCGTTGACGCTGGGTCCGACCGTGCGGCGAGTCCGCTGCCCGCGCTGCGACTCCGCCGACACGGAGGAGCTCTCCCGGTTCAGCGCCACGGCGTGCAAGGCGCTGCGCCGCTGCCGCGCGTGCCAGGAGCCGTTCGAACATGTCAAGGAGATCTGA
- the paaZ gene encoding phenylacetic acid degradation bifunctional protein PaaZ: protein MTALRSYVSGRWQAPSVEGTPLHDAVTGREVARISSAGIDMAGALDYGRRVGGPPLRELTFHERALLLKQLAMHLQGHRDELYELSYRTGATKFDARFDVDGGIGVLFTYGSKGRRELPNDTVYVDGPVEQLGKGGTFVGQHIATSLRGVAVQINAFNFPVWGPLEKLAPAFLAGVPTLVKPASQTAYLTEKLVELIIDSGLLPEGSLQLVCGSAGDLLDHVTEQDLVAFTGSASTAQRLRSHPAIVRHATRFNAEADSLNFSVLGPDAAPGSAEFDLFVKQLVTEMTVKAGQKCTAIRRAFVPAERMDDVSEAVHERLARVVVGSPANPDVRMGALASLEQREEVRRSLKALMDVGRIVFGDPERVDVVDADAERGAFVSPVLLRADDAGRAEPHQVEAFGPVSTLMPYTSADEVVELAARGAGSLVGSVVTGDTDFARDVVLGVAPWHGRVLVLDSDNAKESTGHGSPLPMLVHGGPGRAGGGEELGGIRSVLHHMQRTAVQASPKVLGAVTNRWVNGAPHADIETHPFRKSLAELRVGDTVVGGPRTVTREDIDHFAEFTGDKFYAHTIEEAAAANPFFEGIVAHGYLVLSLAAGLFVDPEPGPVLANYGLENLRFLTPVKPGDELTVTLTAAQITPRVDADYGEVRWNADVVNADGELTARYDVLTLVAKEWPQ from the coding sequence ATGACCGCACTACGCAGCTATGTCAGCGGCAGGTGGCAGGCGCCCTCGGTTGAGGGAACGCCCCTGCACGACGCCGTCACCGGGCGCGAAGTGGCCCGGATCTCGTCGGCAGGCATCGATATGGCCGGTGCGCTCGACTACGGACGCCGGGTGGGCGGCCCGCCGCTGCGCGAGCTCACCTTCCATGAGCGCGCTTTGCTCCTCAAACAGCTTGCGATGCATCTTCAAGGCCACCGGGATGAGCTCTACGAGTTGTCGTATCGCACCGGCGCGACCAAGTTCGACGCCAGGTTCGACGTCGACGGCGGCATCGGCGTGCTGTTCACCTACGGCAGCAAGGGGCGGCGTGAGCTGCCCAACGACACCGTTTATGTCGACGGCCCCGTAGAGCAACTCGGCAAGGGCGGCACCTTCGTGGGCCAACACATCGCCACCTCGTTACGCGGTGTGGCGGTGCAGATCAATGCCTTCAACTTCCCGGTCTGGGGCCCGTTGGAAAAGCTCGCCCCCGCATTTCTCGCCGGTGTGCCCACTCTGGTCAAGCCCGCCAGCCAGACCGCCTATCTGACAGAGAAGCTGGTCGAGCTGATCATCGATTCCGGTCTGCTGCCGGAAGGCTCACTGCAGCTGGTCTGCGGTAGCGCCGGCGATCTGCTCGACCACGTGACCGAGCAGGACCTGGTCGCGTTCACGGGGTCGGCCTCCACCGCGCAACGGCTGCGCTCGCACCCGGCCATCGTCCGGCACGCCACCCGGTTCAATGCCGAGGCGGACTCGCTGAACTTCTCCGTGCTCGGCCCGGATGCCGCACCCGGTTCGGCGGAATTCGACCTGTTCGTCAAACAACTCGTGACCGAAATGACGGTGAAGGCCGGACAGAAGTGCACGGCTATTCGCCGGGCATTCGTACCGGCCGAGCGGATGGATGACGTCTCCGAGGCCGTGCACGAGCGGCTGGCCCGCGTCGTCGTCGGGAGCCCGGCCAACCCTGACGTCCGGATGGGCGCGTTGGCCAGCCTGGAACAGCGCGAGGAGGTCCGCAGGTCGCTGAAGGCCTTGATGGACGTGGGCCGGATCGTATTCGGTGATCCCGAGCGGGTGGACGTGGTCGACGCCGACGCCGAACGAGGCGCGTTCGTGTCGCCGGTGCTGCTTCGCGCCGACGACGCTGGTCGGGCGGAGCCACACCAGGTCGAGGCGTTCGGCCCGGTGTCGACGTTGATGCCCTACACATCGGCGGATGAGGTCGTCGAGCTCGCCGCCCGCGGCGCAGGCAGCCTGGTCGGATCCGTCGTCACCGGAGATACAGACTTCGCGCGGGACGTGGTCCTGGGAGTCGCCCCGTGGCATGGCCGGGTGCTCGTTCTCGATTCGGACAACGCCAAGGAATCCACCGGCCACGGCTCACCGTTGCCGATGCTGGTGCACGGTGGACCAGGCCGGGCCGGCGGCGGCGAGGAACTGGGTGGCATCCGCAGCGTCCTGCACCACATGCAGCGCACGGCCGTGCAGGCATCGCCCAAGGTGCTCGGTGCCGTCACCAACCGGTGGGTCAACGGTGCGCCGCACGCCGACATCGAGACGCACCCGTTCCGCAAGTCTCTGGCCGAGCTGCGCGTCGGCGACACCGTGGTTGGTGGCCCGCGGACGGTGACCCGGGAGGACATCGACCATTTCGCCGAGTTCACCGGCGACAAGTTCTACGCACACACCATCGAGGAAGCCGCGGCGGCGAACCCCTTCTTCGAAGGAATTGTCGCGCACGGATACCTGGTGCTGTCGCTCGCGGCCGGGCTCTTCGTGGACCCGGAGCCGGGCCCGGTGCTGGCCAACTACGGTCTGGAGAATCTCCGATTCCTCACACCGGTGAAACCCGGCGACGAGCTCACCGTGACGCTGACCGCCGCGCAGATCACGCCGCGCGTCGATGCCGACTACGGCGAGGTGCGGTGGAATGCCGACGTCGTCAATGCCGACGGCGAGCTGACCGCCCGCTACGACGTCCTCACCCTGGTGGCGAAGGAGTGGCCGCAATGA
- the paaB gene encoding 1,2-phenylacetyl-CoA epoxidase subunit PaaB, whose product MSETGGTRAGWPLYEVFVRSKRGLNHVHVGSLRSADAEMALHHARDLYTRRNEGVSIWVVKSSDIAASSPDEKDPFFAPSADKVYRHPTFYDIPEHVPHM is encoded by the coding sequence ATGTCGGAGACCGGAGGTACACGCGCCGGCTGGCCGCTGTACGAGGTGTTCGTGCGCAGCAAGCGCGGGCTGAACCACGTGCACGTCGGCTCGCTGCGGTCGGCCGACGCCGAGATGGCTCTGCATCATGCCCGCGATCTGTACACCCGCCGCAACGAGGGTGTGAGCATCTGGGTGGTGAAGTCGTCCGATATCGCCGCGTCGAGCCCGGACGAGAAGGATCCGTTCTTCGCGCCGTCGGCGGACAAGGTCTACCGGCATCCGACGTTCTACGACATTCCCGAGCACGTCCCGCACATGTGA
- the paaA gene encoding 1,2-phenylacetyl-CoA epoxidase subunit PaaA, which yields MTPAAQALSEPELERHFEQVIERDQRIEPRDWMPDAYRKTLVRQVAQHAHSEIIGMQPEANWITRAPSLRRKAILLAKVQDEAGHGLYLYSATETLGADRTELTEKLIDSKQKYSSIFNYPTLNFADVGVIGWLVDGAAICNQVPLCRSSFGPYARGMVRICKEESFHQRQGFELLMTMMRGTDAQRRMVQDATDRWWWPSLMMFGPPDHDSPNTAQSMAWKIKRHTNDELRQRFVDMTVPQAEALGVTLPDPEISWNDERGHYDFGEIDWDEFKQVISGNGPCNAERLAHRRAAHEDGAWVREAAAAYAAKQHT from the coding sequence ATGACCCCCGCAGCCCAAGCGCTGTCCGAACCTGAACTCGAACGACACTTCGAGCAGGTCATCGAGCGCGATCAACGGATCGAGCCGCGCGACTGGATGCCGGACGCATACCGTAAGACACTCGTCCGCCAGGTGGCTCAACACGCGCATTCCGAGATCATCGGGATGCAGCCGGAGGCCAACTGGATCACCCGGGCACCATCGCTGCGGCGTAAAGCGATCCTGCTGGCCAAGGTGCAGGACGAAGCCGGCCACGGTCTCTACCTTTACTCCGCGACCGAGACTTTGGGTGCCGACCGCACCGAGCTGACCGAGAAGCTGATCGACAGCAAGCAGAAGTACTCCTCGATCTTCAATTACCCGACGCTGAACTTCGCCGACGTCGGGGTCATCGGGTGGCTGGTGGACGGTGCAGCCATCTGCAACCAGGTGCCGCTGTGCCGGAGTTCGTTCGGCCCGTACGCGCGCGGCATGGTGCGCATCTGCAAAGAAGAGTCCTTCCACCAGCGGCAGGGCTTCGAGCTGCTGATGACCATGATGCGCGGAACGGATGCGCAGCGGCGCATGGTGCAGGATGCGACCGACCGGTGGTGGTGGCCGTCGTTGATGATGTTCGGCCCGCCGGACCACGATTCCCCGAACACCGCTCAGTCGATGGCGTGGAAGATCAAGCGGCACACCAATGACGAGCTGCGCCAGCGCTTCGTGGACATGACGGTGCCCCAGGCTGAGGCGCTGGGCGTCACGCTGCCGGATCCGGAGATCAGCTGGAACGACGAGCGCGGCCACTACGATTTCGGCGAGATCGACTGGGACGAGTTCAAGCAGGTGATCTCCGGCAACGGCCCCTGCAACGCCGAACGGCTGGCGCACCGTCGTGCGGCGCACGAAGACGGTGCTTGGGTGCGCGAGGCCGCGGCGGCATACGCAGCCAAACAACACACGTGA
- a CDS encoding 3-hydroxyacyl-CoA dehydrogenase family protein — MAMTAAEETATDPQVASAPRSVGVIGGGTMGAGIAHVFAAAGAYVCVVESDPDNVTAAHRRIRDSLSRAAERGKLDSTPDQVLGRVAMLSDIEELPADAELVVEAVPEKAGLKATVLATAELATGEATVLASNTSSLSITELGAALADPARFLGMHFFNPVPASKLVEIVLAPQTADLVRDRVVAWVRALEKTDVVVRDSPGFATSRLGVMLGLEAIRMLEEGVAEADAIDAAMELGYRHPMGPLRSTDLVGLDVRLAIAEYLQGTLGERFAPPQLLRDKVARGELGKKTGVGFYRW; from the coding sequence ATGGCGATGACGGCAGCGGAAGAGACGGCAACGGATCCGCAGGTGGCGTCGGCGCCCCGATCGGTGGGTGTGATCGGCGGCGGAACGATGGGCGCCGGCATCGCGCACGTTTTCGCCGCCGCCGGTGCGTACGTCTGCGTGGTGGAAAGTGATCCCGACAACGTGACCGCGGCGCATCGGCGCATCCGCGACAGCCTGAGCCGAGCGGCCGAGCGGGGCAAACTGGACAGCACGCCCGACCAGGTTCTGGGGCGCGTCGCTATGTTGTCCGATATCGAAGAGCTGCCGGCTGACGCCGAGCTCGTGGTGGAGGCCGTGCCGGAGAAAGCTGGGCTGAAAGCCACCGTGCTGGCCACGGCCGAGCTCGCAACCGGCGAAGCGACGGTGCTGGCCAGCAACACGAGCTCGTTGTCGATCACCGAACTGGGCGCCGCTCTGGCGGACCCGGCCCGGTTCCTGGGCATGCATTTCTTCAATCCGGTGCCGGCGTCGAAGCTGGTCGAGATCGTCCTCGCGCCCCAGACCGCGGATCTGGTCCGGGACCGGGTCGTCGCCTGGGTCCGGGCATTGGAGAAGACGGATGTGGTTGTCCGCGATTCGCCGGGCTTCGCCACCAGCAGGTTGGGCGTGATGCTGGGCCTGGAGGCCATCCGGATGCTCGAAGAGGGGGTCGCGGAGGCCGACGCTATCGATGCCGCCATGGAACTCGGCTACCGGCATCCCATGGGCCCGCTCCGGTCGACGGACCTGGTTGGACTCGACGTGCGCCTGGCCATCGCTGAATACTTGCAGGGCACGCTCGGCGAGCGGTTTGCCCCGCCGCAGCTGCTGCGCGACAAGGTCGCGCGCGGCGAGCTCGGCAAGAAGACCGGTGTGGGCTTCTATCGCTGGTGA
- a CDS encoding serine hydrolase domain-containing protein, translated as MEIAVTDAVRPRTAERLLNRLAAEQADSRLPSVAAGLVRDGTLVWSAARGSVDGSAPTADTQYRMGSITKTFVAVCVMRLRDEGRLALTDRIADHLPGTPLGGATIAQLLSHAAGLQAETDGPWWERTAGGDWDSLAVQLGDGATRHRPGSRFHYSNVGFGVLGELIARMRRTSWDDAVRTEILDPLGMRRTTTRPVAPAARGYAVHPWADVLLPEPEHDAGAMAPAGQLWSTVADLSRWAAFLAGDTADVLSADTLAEMTQPQMVDDPPEAAWQAGYGLGIQLWNLDGTRYAGHGGSMPGFLAVIRVDLSTRDGVIVMTNNTSSLGRDLAPDLLAILAAEEPVLPDEWRPSPVPGTTLEIVGPWYWGPAPLLVKALPDGWLEIGGLTGPTRSAKFRPNADGTWTGLSGYYAGETLRVVRTDDGTVRHLDLASFCFTRTPYDPAADVPGGVDAAGWSA; from the coding sequence ATGGAGATCGCCGTGACCGACGCCGTCCGCCCACGTACCGCCGAACGCCTGCTGAACCGGCTCGCCGCCGAGCAAGCCGACAGTAGGCTGCCGTCTGTCGCCGCTGGCCTGGTACGCGACGGCACCCTGGTGTGGTCGGCGGCACGCGGCTCGGTCGACGGGTCCGCCCCGACCGCCGACACTCAGTACCGGATGGGCTCGATCACTAAGACGTTCGTCGCCGTCTGCGTCATGCGACTCCGGGACGAGGGCCGCCTCGCCCTGACCGATCGGATCGCCGACCATCTGCCTGGCACACCGCTCGGAGGAGCGACGATCGCCCAGCTCTTGTCGCACGCCGCTGGGCTACAGGCCGAGACGGACGGCCCGTGGTGGGAACGTACGGCGGGTGGCGATTGGGACTCGCTCGCCGTCCAACTCGGCGACGGCGCGACCCGCCACCGGCCCGGCAGCCGGTTTCACTACTCCAACGTCGGCTTCGGCGTGCTCGGTGAACTGATCGCGAGGATGCGGCGCACCAGCTGGGACGATGCCGTGCGCACCGAGATCCTCGACCCGCTAGGTATGCGCCGGACGACGACGCGGCCGGTCGCACCCGCCGCCCGCGGCTACGCCGTCCACCCGTGGGCCGACGTGCTGCTGCCCGAACCCGAACACGACGCAGGTGCGATGGCTCCGGCTGGTCAGTTGTGGTCTACGGTGGCAGACCTCAGCCGCTGGGCGGCCTTCCTCGCCGGCGACACAGCCGACGTGCTGTCGGCGGACACCCTCGCTGAGATGACGCAGCCGCAGATGGTCGACGACCCGCCGGAGGCCGCCTGGCAGGCCGGCTACGGGCTAGGCATCCAACTGTGGAACCTGGACGGTACTCGATACGCCGGCCACGGCGGCTCGATGCCAGGATTCCTCGCTGTCATTCGCGTCGATCTCAGCACTCGCGACGGGGTGATCGTGATGACCAACAACACCTCGTCGCTCGGGCGCGACCTCGCCCCCGATCTGTTGGCGATCCTCGCCGCCGAGGAACCCGTGCTGCCCGACGAGTGGCGGCCGTCGCCGGTCCCCGGCACCACTCTCGAGATCGTCGGACCGTGGTACTGGGGCCCCGCGCCGTTGCTGGTCAAGGCGCTGCCGGACGGGTGGCTGGAGATCGGCGGCCTGACCGGGCCGACCCGTTCGGCGAAGTTCCGCCCGAACGCGGACGGCACATGGACCGGCCTCAGCGGCTACTACGCCGGCGAGACACTGCGCGTGGTGCGAACCGACGATGGAACCGTGCGGCACCTCGACCTCGCGTCGTTCTGCTTCACCCGCACGCCGTACGATCCAGCCGCGGACGTACCGGGCGGTGTCGACGCGGCGGGATGGAGTGCCTGA
- a CDS encoding GNAT family N-acetyltransferase translates to MSDLTLAHTADLAPADLTTIRRLLDDAFDGEFADEDWDHALGGVHVVVREDGVIVAHACVVQRRLIHRGLAIRTGYVEALAVNKAHRRRGHAEAAMTASERVIRAAYDLGALSDGTGIQDFYQRRGWLTWSGPTWVLAPTGMERTADDDGGVLVLPTPTSPELDLDDAITCDWRTGDVW, encoded by the coding sequence GTGTCCGACCTCACCCTTGCGCACACGGCTGACCTGGCGCCGGCTGACCTGACGACGATCCGCCGGTTGCTCGACGACGCCTTCGACGGCGAGTTCGCCGACGAAGACTGGGACCACGCACTCGGCGGCGTCCACGTGGTGGTCCGGGAGGACGGCGTGATCGTCGCACATGCCTGCGTCGTTCAACGGCGCCTGATCCACCGGGGACTGGCCATCCGCACCGGGTACGTGGAAGCCCTGGCCGTCAATAAGGCCCACCGGCGACGTGGTCATGCCGAGGCCGCCATGACCGCTTCCGAGCGCGTCATCCGAGCTGCATATGACCTCGGCGCGTTGTCCGACGGCACCGGAATCCAGGACTTCTACCAGCGACGAGGCTGGCTCACCTGGAGCGGGCCGACCTGGGTCCTCGCGCCGACCGGCATGGAGCGGACGGCCGACGACGACGGCGGCGTCCTGGTCCTGCCGACCCCTACAAGTCCAGAACTCGACCTCGATGATGCGATCACGTGTGACTGGCGGACGGGCGACGTCTGGTGA
- the paaE gene encoding 1,2-phenylacetyl-CoA epoxidase subunit PaaE: MATAIKARLRGEFHPLRVASVDRLCDDAVAVTFDVPPELAELYAFRAGQSLTLRRRIDGRDERRSYSICAAEGDRPRIGVREIPDGLFSSWLVRDLRPGDEIEVGTPTGGFTPDVDTPGHHVLLAAGSGITPVLSIVGSVLRHPDATVTLIYGNRRTNTVMFADELADLKDRYPDRLELIHVLSREPREADLFTGRLAPEKVQTLLDLLVDVPRVDHWWLCGPYEMVTATEELLAQVGVEKARIHHELFYVDDVPPPALRHEEAPLEGETSEVSIILDGRTTTTTLDRDTAVLDGAQRVRPDLPFACKGGVCGTCRAKVTEGEVVMRRNFALEDAEVEDGFVLTCQSLVRSEKVVVDYDA; the protein is encoded by the coding sequence ATGGCCACCGCGATCAAGGCTCGACTGCGTGGTGAGTTCCACCCGCTCCGGGTGGCCTCGGTGGACCGGCTGTGCGACGACGCCGTCGCGGTGACCTTCGACGTTCCACCGGAGTTGGCGGAGTTGTATGCGTTCCGGGCCGGTCAGTCGTTGACGCTGCGGCGCCGGATCGACGGCCGGGACGAGCGGCGTTCGTACTCCATCTGCGCGGCGGAGGGGGACCGGCCGCGGATCGGTGTGCGGGAAATCCCGGACGGGTTGTTCTCCAGCTGGCTGGTGCGCGATCTCCGTCCTGGTGACGAGATCGAGGTGGGCACACCCACAGGCGGGTTCACCCCCGACGTCGATACGCCAGGTCACCACGTGCTTCTCGCGGCGGGCTCCGGCATCACCCCGGTGCTGTCGATCGTCGGCAGCGTGCTTCGGCACCCGGACGCCACCGTTACCCTCATCTATGGCAACCGGCGCACCAACACCGTCATGTTCGCCGACGAGCTCGCCGATCTGAAGGACCGCTACCCGGACCGCCTGGAGCTGATTCACGTGCTGTCGCGTGAACCTCGCGAGGCGGACCTGTTCACCGGGCGGCTAGCGCCGGAGAAGGTTCAAACCCTGCTGGACCTGCTCGTCGACGTTCCGCGGGTGGATCACTGGTGGCTGTGCGGGCCGTACGAGATGGTCACCGCCACCGAGGAACTACTCGCGCAGGTGGGGGTGGAGAAGGCACGCATCCACCACGAGCTGTTCTACGTGGACGACGTGCCGCCGCCTGCGCTGCGGCACGAAGAAGCCCCCTTGGAGGGTGAGACGAGCGAGGTGTCCATCATCCTCGACGGCCGTACCACCACAACGACGCTGGACCGCGACACCGCCGTCCTGGACGGTGCCCAACGGGTCCGTCCAGATCTGCCCTTCGCTTGCAAGGGCGGAGTCTGCGGCACGTGTCGCGCCAAGGTGACCGAGGGCGAGGTGGTGATGCGGCGCAACTTCGCACTGGAGGATGCCGAGGTCGAGGACGGATTCGTGCTCACTTGCCAGTCGTTGGTGCGCTCGGAGAAGGTCGTCGTCGACTACGACGCGTAG
- the paaC gene encoding 1,2-phenylacetyl-CoA epoxidase subunit PaaC, with amino-acid sequence MGFDNAYESITEGVDDARWAFGTGFEDPLSGIDTTLPDGVDADELATYCLMLGDDALIMSHRLQQWCTRLPELEEEVAIANIALDLLGQARLLLARSAAASGAAGEDHLAFFRDEHEFRNVRLAELENGDFGELIARLLVFATWRLAVFSRLTGSPDPVLSAIAAKGVKELRYHRDYVAQWAVRLGDGTPYSRQRIAAGLETVWPYVDELFTHPVDHGQKHPSEPAGEVIAHDQHGGGVGVGIDLASVREEFDEVLAQVFRAATLQIPDVSPLPGVGGRAGRDGVHTEAMGYLLAEMQSVARAHPDGTW; translated from the coding sequence ATGGGTTTCGACAACGCCTACGAGTCGATCACCGAAGGTGTCGACGACGCCAGGTGGGCATTCGGCACCGGGTTCGAGGACCCGCTGTCCGGTATCGACACGACGCTGCCCGACGGGGTCGATGCGGATGAGCTCGCTACCTACTGCCTGATGCTGGGCGACGACGCGCTGATCATGTCGCATCGGCTCCAGCAATGGTGCACCCGCCTGCCCGAGCTGGAAGAGGAGGTCGCGATCGCCAACATCGCCCTCGACCTGCTCGGCCAGGCCAGGCTGCTGCTGGCCCGCTCGGCCGCGGCGTCCGGTGCTGCCGGCGAGGACCACCTCGCGTTCTTCCGCGACGAGCACGAGTTCCGCAACGTCCGCCTGGCGGAGCTGGAGAACGGCGATTTCGGCGAGCTGATCGCCCGGTTGCTGGTGTTCGCCACCTGGCGGCTGGCCGTGTTCAGCCGGCTCACCGGCTCACCTGATCCGGTGCTGTCGGCGATCGCCGCGAAAGGTGTCAAGGAGCTGAGGTATCACCGCGACTACGTCGCTCAGTGGGCCGTCCGACTGGGCGACGGCACGCCGTACTCGCGGCAGCGGATAGCTGCCGGGCTGGAGACGGTCTGGCCGTACGTCGACGAGCTCTTCACCCACCCTGTTGATCATGGGCAAAAACACCCTTCGGAACCGGCTGGAGAAGTTATCGCCCATGATCAACACGGCGGGGGTGTCGGGGTTGGGATTGATCTGGCGTCGGTGCGTGAGGAGTTCGACGAGGTGCTGGCGCAGGTGTTCCGGGCTGCGACGCTTCAGATTCCCGACGTGTCGCCGTTGCCGGGCGTCGGCGGCCGGGCGGGACGCGACGGCGTCCACACCGAGGCCATGGGATACCTGCTCGCCGAGATGCAAAGCGTCGCCCGAGCCCACCCGGACGGAACCTGGTGA